A section of the Hirschia baltica ATCC 49814 genome encodes:
- a CDS encoding MotA/TolQ/ExbB proton channel family protein encodes MKPIKFSIKAMAAAAILMTSTAGAASAQSLSDVVAAIKKDSSTLNAENTRRLNEFKSARDQQASQLAAARAEVRAEEAAGQALANQFAANEEVLVGLQSELQEKAGDFSELLGQFRTAAGEIDPLLRRSIISQEYTGRAEALSDIAQARTLPTRQQLDLLWRAMLQEVVGQGEVKSFQAVVANENNNEPVSVFRVGPFTAFTDESSPKFLDLDAGKFIAFAAQPSGALMSGAQALRSAGEGKLVAAPVDPSQGDLLGLLANMPKLGDRIKQGGLPGYVVLGLLAIGLVIGIYKLVTLTMIGAAVKKTAQTKQAGSSNPLARIFQAFEDSKQDDVEALELRLDEAILKETPKIDSFVNLIKVLAAVSPMMGLLGTVVGMIRTFTQITLVGTGDPKTMADGISQALVTTVEGLVAAIPLILLHAFVSAKARSVQQVLEEQAAGMVAERAEQKGGARV; translated from the coding sequence ATGAAACCGATTAAATTTTCGATCAAAGCAATGGCTGCTGCAGCCATTCTAATGACTTCGACCGCTGGTGCTGCGTCTGCTCAATCATTGAGTGATGTTGTTGCTGCAATCAAAAAAGACTCAAGCACTTTGAACGCCGAGAACACACGTCGTTTGAACGAATTTAAAAGCGCGCGTGACCAACAAGCTTCTCAGTTGGCTGCTGCTCGTGCTGAAGTTCGTGCAGAAGAGGCAGCTGGACAAGCTCTAGCTAACCAATTTGCTGCAAACGAAGAAGTTCTTGTTGGACTTCAAAGTGAACTACAAGAAAAAGCTGGTGACTTCTCTGAATTGTTAGGTCAATTCCGTACAGCAGCTGGTGAGATTGACCCGCTATTGCGTCGTTCAATCATCTCTCAAGAATACACAGGCCGTGCAGAAGCTTTGTCTGACATTGCTCAAGCGCGTACACTTCCAACACGTCAACAGCTCGACCTTCTATGGCGTGCAATGTTGCAAGAAGTTGTTGGTCAAGGTGAAGTTAAGTCTTTCCAAGCTGTTGTTGCTAACGAAAACAACAATGAACCTGTATCTGTTTTCCGTGTAGGTCCATTTACAGCTTTCACAGACGAATCTTCTCCTAAATTCCTAGATCTTGATGCTGGTAAATTTATTGCGTTTGCTGCGCAGCCATCAGGTGCTTTGATGTCTGGTGCTCAAGCATTACGTTCAGCTGGTGAAGGCAAGCTGGTTGCAGCTCCTGTTGATCCATCTCAAGGTGACTTGCTTGGTCTTTTGGCTAACATGCCTAAACTTGGCGACCGTATTAAACAAGGTGGTCTACCTGGTTATGTTGTTCTAGGTCTTCTAGCTATCGGTCTTGTAATTGGTATCTACAAACTTGTAACACTTACAATGATTGGTGCAGCAGTTAAGAAAACAGCTCAAACAAAACAAGCTGGTTCTTCAAACCCATTGGCACGTATCTTCCAAGCATTCGAAGACTCGAAACAAGATGATGTTGAAGCTCTAGAACTTCGTTTGGATGAAGCCATCCTTAAAGAAACACCTAAGATTGATAGCTTCGTGAACTTGATCAAAGTTCTAGCTGCTGTTTCTCCGATGATGGGTCTTTTGGGTACTGTTGTTGGTATGATCCGTACATTTACTCAGATCACTCTGGTTGGTACTGGTGACCCGAAAACAATGGCTGATGGTATCTCGCAAGCGCTTGTAACGACTGTTGAAGGTCTTGTAGCTGCTATCCCGCTTATTCTTCTCCACGCATTCGTGTCTGCTAAGGCAAGAAGTGTTCAGCAAGTGCTCGAAGAGCAAGCTGCTGGTATGGTTGCAGAACGCGCAGAGCAAAAGGGCGGTGCCCGGGTTTAA
- a CDS encoding MotA/TolQ/ExbB proton channel family protein, producing the protein MPFFPDSLNGFLDRGGPVLFIIMAAAFVMWALILERVFYFRLSHKDVVANALEKWDSRKDHTSKYAHWVKDKIVSEVRQEAQANVVLLKAVVALAPMLGLLGTVTGMVNVFDLMAITGSSDARAMSAGVSRATIPTMAGMVISISGLLFTMDLDRKVRREVAKVEDQMEIHEDA; encoded by the coding sequence ATGCCATTTTTTCCAGACAGTCTTAACGGCTTCTTGGACAGAGGTGGACCGGTTCTTTTCATTATTATGGCGGCGGCCTTCGTTATGTGGGCCCTCATCCTTGAGCGTGTTTTCTACTTCCGTCTTTCACACAAAGACGTTGTTGCAAACGCACTAGAGAAATGGGACAGCCGTAAGGACCATACATCTAAATATGCGCATTGGGTTAAAGACAAAATCGTTTCAGAAGTCCGTCAGGAAGCTCAAGCGAATGTTGTTTTGTTGAAAGCTGTTGTGGCTTTGGCACCAATGCTTGGCCTTTTGGGAACAGTGACAGGTATGGTCAATGTTTTTGATTTGATGGCTATCACTGGTTCGTCTGACGCGCGTGCTATGTCTGCTGGGGTGTCGCGTGCGACTATTCCAACAATGGCTGGTATGGTGATTTCTATCTCAGGCTTGCTCTTCACTATGGATCTTGATCGTAAGGTTCGTCGTGAGGTTGCTAAAGTCGAAGACCAAATGGAGATTCACGAGGATGCGTAG
- a CDS encoding ExbD/TolR family protein, translating to MRRRKKPVDEAEVDMTPMLDVVFILLIFFIVTSTFLSEQGMDLTPPPQSDGPPPPQAKAISIYVDEGNFIRVDGRFTDISAVRANIERKKAEFPDISVVVQVHPEAKNLYALKVVDEARLANIANVAFVGSE from the coding sequence ATGCGTAGACGTAAAAAGCCCGTCGACGAAGCTGAAGTTGATATGACACCAATGTTGGATGTTGTGTTCATTCTTCTGATCTTCTTTATCGTGACATCGACATTCCTAAGCGAACAGGGGATGGATTTGACGCCACCGCCTCAAAGCGATGGTCCACCACCACCTCAGGCTAAAGCAATCAGTATCTATGTGGATGAAGGCAACTTTATTCGTGTGGATGGACGTTTCACTGATATCTCAGCCGTTCGTGCGAACATTGAACGTAAGAAAGCTGAATTCCCTGATATCAGCGTTGTTGTTCAAGTTCACCCTGAAGCTAAGAACCTGTACGCGCTTAAGGTTGTTGATGAGGCAAGACTTGCCAATATCGCCAACGTTGCGTTCGTCGGTTCAGAGTAG
- a CDS encoding ExbD/TolR family protein gives MARESRIAPEEDAEVDLTPMLDVVFILLIFFIVTATFVKTPGATVEKIDLKKVAPINSPIMVALTADDEIWINRKAVKMREVYATMQEMVEDNSSGEAMILVDGQSTTGVLLELQSNMMTAGVKSINISTEPQS, from the coding sequence ATGGCTAGAGAAAGTCGTATTGCACCCGAAGAAGACGCTGAAGTTGACTTGACGCCAATGTTGGACGTTGTGTTCATTCTTCTTATCTTCTTCATTGTGACAGCTACATTTGTGAAAACACCTGGTGCAACAGTTGAAAAGATTGACCTTAAAAAGGTTGCTCCGATCAATTCACCCATCATGGTTGCTTTGACAGCTGACGATGAAATCTGGATCAATAGAAAAGCCGTGAAAATGCGCGAAGTTTATGCTACTATGCAAGAGATGGTAGAAGACAATTCGTCCGGCGAAGCTATGATCTTGGTTGATGGTCAGAGTACAACCGGTGTTCTACTTGAATTGCAGTCAAATATGATGACTGCTGGTGTTAAGAGTATTAACATCTCAACAGAACCCCAGAGTTAG